From Flavobacterium lipolyticum, one genomic window encodes:
- the tyrS gene encoding tyrosine--tRNA ligase, whose protein sequence is METIQKLKENTAIFLPENGLKEKLNLAKKENRKLIIKLGFDPTAPDLHLGHAVVLKKLKQFQDLGHQIVIVVGSFTARIGDPTGKNKSRKPLSTEEVKHNAETYILQLAKIIDVEKAKIVFNSEWLDELSFSEIIQIMSNVTVAQLMHRNDFNKRFTENTPIAMHELVYPILQGFDSVKINADIEIGGTDQLFNCTMGRQLQENFKISGQIVMCMPLLKGLDGKEKMSKSLRNTIGLTDEPNEIFGKTMSIPDELILEFLELTTDFSLEEKLEIRKRLENDNPMHIKKLIAKNIITQYHNKNSAEQAEKFFINQFQSKNLEAKSFVTVMISSLKTESNQITLIDLCSLIKNDITKSANRRLIESGAVQINHEKIQNPFEMISLQKETKIKIGKRNFYELL, encoded by the coding sequence ATGGAAACAATTCAAAAACTAAAAGAAAACACAGCCATCTTTCTTCCTGAAAATGGCTTAAAAGAAAAACTAAATTTAGCTAAAAAAGAAAACAGAAAATTAATTATCAAACTTGGTTTTGATCCAACCGCCCCAGATTTGCATTTGGGACATGCTGTTGTTTTAAAAAAACTAAAGCAATTTCAGGACTTAGGGCATCAAATTGTTATTGTAGTAGGAAGCTTTACTGCCCGAATTGGTGACCCTACCGGAAAAAACAAGAGTCGAAAACCTTTGAGTACTGAAGAAGTAAAGCACAACGCAGAAACTTACATTTTGCAATTGGCGAAAATTATTGATGTTGAAAAAGCAAAAATCGTTTTTAATTCAGAATGGCTGGACGAACTATCTTTCTCTGAAATAATTCAGATTATGTCGAATGTTACGGTCGCACAACTGATGCACAGGAATGACTTTAACAAAAGATTTACCGAGAACACACCAATTGCAATGCATGAATTGGTTTACCCAATTTTACAAGGTTTTGATTCTGTCAAAATTAATGCTGACATCGAAATCGGAGGTACAGATCAGTTATTCAATTGTACTATGGGAAGACAATTACAGGAAAATTTCAAAATATCCGGGCAAATCGTAATGTGTATGCCATTGTTAAAAGGTCTTGATGGAAAAGAAAAAATGAGTAAATCATTGCGCAATACAATTGGATTGACTGATGAACCAAACGAAATATTTGGGAAAACCATGTCGATTCCTGATGAACTTATTTTAGAATTCTTGGAATTAACAACCGATTTTTCATTAGAAGAAAAGTTAGAAATCAGGAAAAGATTAGAAAATGATAATCCAATGCATATTAAAAAGTTGATTGCGAAAAACATTATCACTCAGTACCACAATAAAAATAGCGCTGAACAAGCTGAGAAATTCTTTATTAATCAATTTCAAAGTAAGAATTTAGAAGCGAAATCATTTGTCACGGTTATGATATCTTCTTTAAAAACGGAGTCAAATCAAATAACCTTAATTGATCTTTGTTCTTTAATTAAAAATGACATTACAAAGTCAGCAAACAGAAGATTGATTGAAAGCGGTGCAGTTCAGATTAATCATGAAAAAATTCAAAACCCATTTGAAATGATTTCATTGCAAAAAGAAACAAAAATCAAAATCGGAAAGAGAAATTTCTATGAATTATTATAA
- a CDS encoding acyltransferase family protein codes for MNSSSMEIKPKKHYEILDGLRGVAAILVVIFHAFEAFNEGSRFKQIMNHGYLAVDFFFLLSGFVVAYAYDDRWEKMSQWEFYKRRLIRLQPMVIMGMVIGASLYYLQASNVAFPQIATMPIWKLILVMLAGFVLIPLPPSMEIRGWGETFPLNGPAWSLFFEYIANILYALFFRKFSNKVLGFLVLIFAGMLVHYTVFGPKGDVIGGWSLTMQELYVGFTRLLYPFFAGVLLSRLGKLIHVKGAFWICSVLILVIFSIPRLGDENSLWMNGLYESIAIIVLFPLIVAIGAGGEIKNPLSLKICKALGDISYPIYIIHYPLIYCYMAWVFENKVPLKDGYGIGIGIVISSIAIAYLCLKFYDEPVRNWLQNKFQKRKVS; via the coding sequence ATGAATTCAAGTTCAATGGAAATTAAACCCAAAAAACATTATGAAATTTTAGACGGCTTACGTGGGGTAGCCGCAATTTTAGTAGTTATTTTTCACGCGTTCGAAGCTTTTAACGAAGGAAGCCGATTTAAGCAGATCATGAATCATGGTTATTTGGCAGTCGACTTCTTTTTTCTTTTATCGGGATTCGTGGTTGCGTACGCCTATGACGATCGTTGGGAGAAAATGTCGCAATGGGAATTTTACAAACGACGTTTAATCCGTTTACAACCCATGGTTATTATGGGAATGGTCATTGGAGCGTCGCTTTATTATCTTCAGGCTTCGAATGTTGCTTTTCCGCAAATTGCTACTATGCCAATCTGGAAACTAATTTTAGTGATGCTGGCCGGTTTTGTACTGATACCGCTTCCGCCATCAATGGAAATTAGAGGCTGGGGCGAAACGTTTCCGCTTAATGGACCGGCATGGTCGCTTTTCTTTGAGTATATTGCTAATATTCTGTATGCATTGTTCTTTCGTAAATTCTCGAATAAAGTTCTAGGCTTTTTAGTATTAATTTTTGCGGGAATGCTTGTTCATTATACCGTTTTTGGTCCAAAAGGAGATGTTATTGGTGGTTGGTCACTAACGATGCAGGAATTGTATGTTGGATTCACCCGTTTGTTGTATCCTTTCTTTGCGGGAGTTTTACTTTCCCGTTTAGGAAAACTCATTCATGTAAAAGGTGCTTTCTGGATTTGCAGCGTTTTGATTTTAGTCATTTTTAGTATCCCGAGATTGGGTGATGAAAACAGTTTGTGGATGAACGGTTTGTATGAATCCATTGCTATTATAGTGTTGTTTCCTTTAATTGTAGCTATTGGAGCAGGAGGAGAGATCAAAAATCCGCTATCGCTTAAAATTTGCAAAGCCTTAGGAGACATTTCGTATCCAATTTATATTATACATTATCCGTTAATTTATTGCTATATGGCGTGGGTATTCGAAAACAAAGTACCATTAAAGGATGGTTACGGGATCGGAATAGGAATTGTAATTTCGAGTATTGCAATTGCCTACCTGTGCCTGAAGTTTTATGACGAGCCAGTGCGCAACTGGCTTCAGAATAAATTTCAAAAAAGAAAAGTTTCTTAA
- a CDS encoding DUF1349 domain-containing protein: MKKAILGVITLFLAQSLSAQSLNKMQWFNEPEKWEIKNNALIMNVTANSDYWRISHYGFTVDDAPFYYATYGGEFEAKVKLTGNYIARFDQMGLMLRIDEKNYIKTGVEFVDGKFNISTVVTHNKSDWSVTTLEKAPPFVWIKVVRRLDAVEVFFSYDDKNYILTRNAPLQDNTPVMVGLMAASPDGKGFEAKFENFKVTHLPDQRRLEWLKKHQE; the protein is encoded by the coding sequence ATGAAAAAAGCCATACTAGGTGTCATCACCTTATTTTTAGCACAAAGTCTTTCGGCACAAAGCCTGAACAAAATGCAATGGTTTAACGAACCTGAAAAATGGGAAATTAAAAACAATGCTTTGATCATGAATGTGACAGCGAATAGTGATTATTGGCGCATTTCGCATTATGGTTTTACTGTAGACGATGCACCGTTTTATTATGCTACTTATGGCGGAGAGTTTGAAGCCAAAGTAAAGTTAACCGGTAATTATATCGCCCGTTTTGACCAAATGGGACTGATGCTTCGTATTGATGAGAAAAATTACATTAAAACCGGAGTTGAATTTGTGGATGGAAAATTTAATATAAGTACCGTTGTTACACACAATAAAAGTGACTGGAGTGTAACAACTTTAGAGAAAGCACCACCATTTGTATGGATAAAAGTGGTGAGAAGACTGGACGCCGTTGAAGTCTTCTTTTCGTATGATGATAAAAACTATATTTTGACCCGAAATGCACCTTTGCAGGACAATACACCGGTCATGGTGGGCCTGATGGCTGCATCACCGGACGGAAAAGGCTTTGAAGCCAAATTCGAAAATTTTAAAGTAACACATTTACCGGATCAACGCAGACTGGAATGGCTTAAAAAGCACCAGGAATAG
- a CDS encoding glycoside hydrolase family 3 C-terminal domain-containing protein — MFKNVKTIVVLLLLSAVGASAQHKIPVYLDDKKSINERVEDALARMTTDEKIAMIHAQSKFSSPGVPRLGIPENWMTDGPHGIRTEVLWDEWDQAGWTNDSCIAFPALTALSATWNKELSSLYGKSIGEEARYRNKNVLLGPGVNIYRSPLNGRNFEYMGEDPFLTSKMVVPYIKGVQANGVAACVKHFALNNQEIGRNTVNVIVDDRALYEIYLPAFKAAVQEGDAWAIMGAYNKYKGQHCCHNEFLLNDILRGEWGFKGVVVSDWGGVHDTKQAIYNGLDMEFGSWTNGLSWGTSNAYDNYFLAKPYSIMIAKGEVGTKELDEKVRRILRLSFLTTMNKNRPFGSFGTEEHAKAGLKIAEEGIVLLQNNNNILPINLSKTKKIAVIGENAIKMMTVGGGSSSLKARYEITPLEGLRKRIGNQAEITYARGYVGDPTSNYNGVVAKVSLEDKRSPAELTAEAVKVAAAADVVLFIGGTNKSDKQDAEGFDRLDLGLSYGQDQLIGELVKVNKNIVFVNISGNAVAMPWVKDVPGIVQGWFLGTEAGNALAAVLVGDVNPSGKLSFTFPVKLSDNGAHALGEFSGGDDVTYKESIFVGYRWADKQKAKPLFSFGHGLSYTTFQYGKVTADKKQMGAGDQITFSVKVKNTGTREGSEVVQLYISDLKSSLPRPIKELKGFEKVSLQPREEKTVTFTIDKTALSFFDDKKHDWVAEPGAFEAIIGASSTAIKSKVSFSLQ, encoded by the coding sequence ATGTTTAAAAATGTTAAAACAATTGTTGTTTTACTATTGTTGAGTGCTGTCGGGGCGAGTGCACAGCATAAAATTCCGGTTTATTTAGACGATAAAAAATCGATTAATGAACGTGTAGAAGATGCCCTTGCAAGAATGACAACCGACGAGAAAATTGCCATGATACATGCGCAGTCAAAATTCAGCTCACCGGGTGTACCACGTTTGGGTATTCCGGAAAACTGGATGACCGACGGACCACACGGAATTCGTACCGAAGTTTTATGGGACGAATGGGATCAGGCTGGATGGACTAATGATTCCTGTATTGCTTTTCCGGCTTTAACCGCACTTTCTGCTACCTGGAACAAAGAATTATCTTCTCTATACGGTAAATCTATAGGAGAAGAAGCGCGTTACCGTAATAAAAATGTATTATTAGGCCCCGGAGTTAACATTTACAGATCACCTCTAAACGGTCGTAATTTTGAATACATGGGAGAAGATCCTTTCCTGACTTCCAAAATGGTGGTTCCTTATATCAAAGGGGTACAGGCAAATGGAGTGGCTGCCTGCGTTAAACATTTCGCATTAAACAATCAGGAAATAGGACGTAATACCGTTAATGTAATCGTTGATGACCGTGCTTTATACGAAATTTATTTACCGGCTTTTAAAGCTGCTGTTCAGGAAGGAGATGCCTGGGCAATTATGGGAGCATATAATAAATATAAAGGGCAACACTGCTGTCATAATGAGTTTTTACTGAATGATATTCTGCGCGGAGAATGGGGCTTTAAAGGAGTTGTAGTGTCAGACTGGGGAGGCGTTCATGATACCAAACAGGCCATCTACAATGGATTGGATATGGAGTTCGGTTCCTGGACTAACGGGCTTTCATGGGGAACCAGTAACGCTTATGACAATTACTTTTTGGCTAAACCCTATTCTATAATGATTGCAAAAGGTGAGGTTGGAACAAAAGAACTGGACGAGAAAGTACGTCGTATTTTACGTCTGTCATTCTTAACGACGATGAATAAGAACAGACCTTTCGGTTCTTTTGGAACAGAAGAACACGCCAAAGCAGGTTTGAAAATCGCCGAAGAAGGAATTGTGCTGCTTCAAAACAACAATAACATTTTGCCAATTAACCTTTCTAAAACAAAGAAAATTGCAGTAATTGGAGAAAATGCCATCAAAATGATGACTGTTGGAGGAGGAAGTTCTTCATTGAAAGCGAGATACGAAATTACGCCACTTGAAGGATTAAGGAAAAGAATCGGAAATCAGGCTGAAATTACTTACGCTCGCGGATACGTGGGAGATCCGACAAGTAATTATAATGGAGTAGTGGCCAAAGTAAGTCTGGAAGACAAACGTTCTCCTGCCGAGTTAACCGCTGAGGCTGTAAAAGTAGCTGCAGCCGCAGATGTTGTTTTGTTCATAGGAGGTACAAATAAAAGTGACAAACAAGACGCTGAAGGTTTTGACCGTCTGGATTTGGGTCTTTCGTATGGTCAGGATCAATTGATAGGAGAATTGGTGAAAGTAAATAAAAATATCGTTTTTGTGAATATTTCAGGAAATGCAGTGGCAATGCCATGGGTAAAAGACGTTCCGGGAATTGTACAAGGTTGGTTTTTGGGCACAGAAGCAGGAAATGCTTTAGCTGCTGTTTTGGTAGGAGATGTGAACCCTTCAGGGAAGCTGTCGTTTACCTTTCCTGTAAAATTATCCGATAACGGAGCTCATGCCTTAGGCGAATTTTCGGGCGGAGATGACGTAACATATAAAGAAAGCATTTTTGTAGGGTACCGTTGGGCCGACAAGCAAAAAGCAAAGCCATTGTTCTCTTTTGGGCATGGGTTGAGTTATACGACTTTTCAATATGGAAAAGTAACAGCCGATAAAAAACAAATGGGAGCCGGAGATCAGATCACTTTTTCGGTAAAAGTAAAGAATACGGGAACACGAGAAGGTTCAGAAGTAGTTCAGCTTTACATCAGTGATTTGAAATCTTCATTACCGCGTCCGATTAAGGAATTAAAAGGCTTCGAGAAGGTTTCCCTTCAGCCGAGAGAAGAAAAAACGGTGACTTTTACCATCGATAAAACAGCACTTAGCTTTTTTGATGATAAAAAACACGACTGGGTAGCTGAACCAGGAGCTTTTGAAGCCATCATTGGAGCCTCTTCTACAGCTATAAAATCTAAAGTGAGTTTCTCACTTCAATAA
- a CDS encoding DUF6377 domain-containing protein: MKNYLLFLLFIILGSPVYSADSTDSIIDKLNEALKNKAHYVRLREERILNFKKIKSDDLTKEQEYNYNQSLYSQYLKFNSDSAILYVKKNLKIASELQNTDLLNLANLQLVTLYSSSGKYRESEAILKSIPKKELPKKLLPNYYIAYREFLEHYAANSDDVKYIEQINKYRDSLLTVLDPSTLNYRITRIEQEMSQKKFAAAEKKLSYLLKKAKDDHPQYAMITYLLASIYKETKQLELQKKYYALSATADLKTANKDNASLQELALFFYQANDVDMAYKLTQSAIEDALYCNVQFRTLLMSEVYSIINTVYLEKEAKRKTELQLYLLCISLLSAFLVVAVIYVYKQMKKVSRIRTELYNTSQKLAELNKDITETNNQLQERNAQLSESNHVKEEYIAHFFSLCSAYINKLENYRVTLNKKATAKQFDEIYKVLKSTTLVDNELEELYKNFDIIFLNLYPTFVKDFNALLIPEEQIVLKQGELMNTELRIFALIRLGITDSVKIAAFLRYSLSTIYNYRTRARNKAAVSRNDFEERVTKIGLISVKL; the protein is encoded by the coding sequence TTGAAAAATTATCTGCTGTTTCTTCTTTTTATCATTTTAGGAAGTCCTGTTTATTCAGCGGACAGCACAGATAGTATTATCGATAAGTTAAATGAAGCTTTAAAGAACAAAGCTCATTATGTTCGTTTGAGAGAAGAACGTATTTTAAATTTCAAAAAAATCAAATCCGATGATTTAACGAAAGAGCAGGAGTACAATTACAACCAAAGTTTGTACAGTCAATATCTGAAATTCAATTCTGATTCGGCTATTTTATATGTCAAAAAAAATCTGAAAATCGCCAGCGAGCTTCAAAATACGGATTTACTGAACCTGGCCAATCTGCAATTGGTAACATTGTACTCTTCCTCGGGAAAATATCGCGAATCTGAGGCCATTTTAAAAAGCATTCCTAAAAAGGAATTGCCTAAGAAACTACTACCTAACTATTATATTGCGTATCGCGAGTTTTTGGAACATTATGCTGCCAATAGCGACGATGTAAAGTACATTGAGCAAATTAACAAATACCGTGATTCGCTGCTCACCGTTTTAGATCCTTCTACCTTAAACTATCGAATCACCAGAATTGAGCAGGAGATGTCGCAGAAAAAGTTTGCTGCAGCTGAAAAAAAGCTATCGTATTTATTGAAAAAAGCAAAAGACGATCATCCGCAGTATGCCATGATTACTTATCTTTTGGCGAGCATCTATAAAGAAACGAAGCAGCTGGAACTTCAAAAAAAATACTATGCACTTTCAGCTACTGCCGATCTAAAAACCGCAAACAAGGACAATGCTTCTCTTCAGGAACTCGCTTTATTTTTTTATCAAGCCAATGATGTTGATATGGCCTATAAACTAACCCAATCGGCGATTGAAGATGCCTTGTATTGCAATGTTCAGTTTCGTACCCTTTTAATGTCAGAGGTATATTCGATCATTAACACTGTTTACTTAGAGAAAGAAGCTAAGAGAAAAACGGAACTTCAACTGTACCTTTTATGTATCAGTTTATTATCGGCATTTTTAGTTGTTGCGGTGATTTATGTTTACAAACAAATGAAAAAAGTATCGCGAATCAGGACAGAACTGTATAATACAAGTCAAAAATTAGCCGAATTAAATAAAGACATTACAGAAACCAACAATCAGCTGCAGGAAAGAAATGCACAATTATCGGAATCCAACCATGTTAAAGAAGAATACATTGCACATTTTTTTAGTCTTTGTTCAGCCTATATCAACAAACTAGAAAATTATCGCGTCACTTTAAACAAAAAAGCGACCGCCAAACAATTTGATGAAATCTACAAAGTATTGAAATCAACCACTCTGGTAGATAACGAACTGGAAGAATTATACAAAAATTTTGACATCATCTTTTTGAATTTATATCCCACTTTCGTAAAAGATTTCAATGCGCTTTTAATTCCGGAAGAGCAAATTGTTTTAAAACAAGGAGAACTGATGAATACAGAACTTCGAATTTTCGCTTTAATTCGTTTAGGAATTACAGACAGTGTAAAAATTGCGGCGTTTTTGCGTTATTCTTTGAGCACCATTTACAATTACCGAACCAGAGCACGAAATAAAGCCGCAGTTTCCCGAAATGATTTTGAAGAAAGGGTCACAAAAATTGGCTTAATATCCGTAAAACTTTAG
- a CDS encoding 5-carboxymethyl-2-hydroxymuconate Delta-isomerase, translating to MPHFVIDCSENVIRLKSTDDIMQEIYHTALATTLFVPTDIKVRIHPFSYYNNGNSSDDFIHVFAYILEGRNTDQKAGLSKAIVTKLNEILPEVPIISINIMDFEKASYVNKAMV from the coding sequence ATGCCACACTTTGTTATTGATTGCTCTGAAAATGTAATCCGACTAAAATCTACCGACGATATCATGCAGGAAATTTACCATACCGCTTTAGCCACTACTCTTTTCGTTCCTACTGATATTAAGGTTCGTATCCATCCTTTCAGCTATTATAATAATGGAAATTCTTCAGACGATTTTATTCACGTCTTTGCCTACATTCTGGAAGGCAGAAATACCGATCAAAAAGCAGGATTATCAAAAGCAATTGTCACTAAACTAAACGAGATACTTCCTGAAGTCCCTATTATTTCGATCAATATTATGGATTTTGAAAAAGCCAGTTATGTCAATAAAGCTATGGTTTAA
- a CDS encoding acyl-CoA dehydrogenase has translation MKNTKLQAFIPLFYLVWSDDLLTQKEFVTIQKFINDLTWLSPEEKQQLLSRVDISNPPGRNELTQWKLDIEKSIENKEDIRSIFDIAVALSEKDLDISTLKSNFIQLENDLGILGEEALQNFKTKANSFTSNSQANSEFDVQKITALLNGKEAGIINRVKAIISRSEFAYETSTDIKVYRQTVYNWCKLLAAENLGNMAYPKQYGGGENIADYFAIMETLSYHDLSLVIKFGVQFGLWGMSVQSLGTEKHYAKYLRDIGTLKIPGCFAMTETHHGSNVKGLETTATYNHADQTFIIHTPNKNAQKEYIGNAAIHGQMATVFAKLIIDDHDYGVNAFVVPLRDTNGTVLKGVTIGDCGHKMGLNGVDNGTISFDQVVIPKENMLDRFASVNDKGEFESPIPSDNRRFFTMLGTLVGGRIGIPRSALAAAKSGLTIAIRYSDQRRQFGPEGGSEVPILNYRMHQRRLIPPLAKTYAAHFALQYLTNRFLNRTEAEMQEIEALAAGMKSYSTWSTRDILQECREACGGKGYLSENRIDALKNDTEIYTTFEGDNTVLMQLVAKNRLSEFRKTFGEMGSLGIINYVYENAKTALTEKNPIATRKTDDEHLLDGDFHLQAFVHREKTILASAARRIKKLVDGGLEPYDAFNVVQHQMIDVAQAYLERVVLEQFQLAIKSVEDSKTKEILTKLNQLYALSQLEKNKAWYLEDGYMEAIKTKAIRKIVNQLCWDIRPDAVALVNAFDIPESCLSAPIAV, from the coding sequence ATGAAAAACACCAAACTCCAGGCCTTTATTCCGTTGTTTTATTTAGTGTGGTCCGATGATTTACTGACTCAGAAAGAGTTTGTTACCATTCAGAAATTTATCAATGACCTTACCTGGCTTTCGCCCGAAGAAAAACAACAATTGCTTTCCAGAGTTGATATTTCAAATCCGCCGGGGCGAAATGAACTGACGCAATGGAAATTGGATATAGAGAAAAGCATTGAAAATAAAGAAGATATTAGATCGATTTTTGATATTGCCGTGGCACTTTCAGAAAAGGATCTGGACATTTCGACCTTAAAATCAAATTTTATCCAACTGGAAAATGATCTGGGAATTTTAGGGGAAGAAGCGCTTCAGAATTTTAAAACAAAAGCGAATTCCTTTACATCAAACTCTCAGGCGAACAGCGAGTTTGATGTTCAAAAAATTACAGCTCTTTTAAATGGTAAAGAAGCCGGGATAATCAATAGAGTAAAAGCAATTATTTCAAGATCGGAATTTGCATACGAAACTTCCACAGATATTAAGGTGTATCGCCAGACGGTTTACAATTGGTGTAAGCTGCTCGCAGCAGAGAATCTCGGCAATATGGCGTACCCAAAACAATATGGAGGAGGAGAAAACATAGCCGATTATTTTGCGATTATGGAAACCTTAAGTTATCATGACCTTAGTTTGGTAATCAAATTTGGTGTTCAGTTTGGACTTTGGGGCATGAGTGTTCAATCGTTAGGAACAGAAAAACATTATGCCAAATATTTAAGAGACATTGGAACACTAAAAATTCCGGGCTGTTTTGCGATGACCGAAACACATCATGGTTCTAATGTAAAAGGGCTGGAAACGACAGCAACTTATAATCATGCGGATCAGACTTTTATCATTCATACCCCAAATAAAAATGCTCAAAAAGAATATATCGGAAATGCGGCCATTCACGGTCAGATGGCAACCGTTTTTGCAAAACTAATTATAGACGATCACGATTATGGCGTAAATGCATTTGTTGTCCCATTAAGAGATACCAACGGAACTGTACTAAAAGGAGTTACGATTGGAGATTGCGGACATAAGATGGGTTTGAACGGAGTTGATAATGGAACTATCAGTTTCGATCAGGTAGTGATTCCGAAGGAAAACATGCTCGATCGTTTTGCCTCTGTAAATGACAAAGGGGAATTTGAAAGCCCGATTCCGAGTGACAACAGGCGTTTTTTTACCATGTTGGGGACTTTGGTAGGCGGTCGTATTGGGATTCCCCGTTCAGCGTTGGCGGCAGCCAAATCCGGATTGACCATTGCCATTCGATACAGCGATCAGCGTCGACAGTTTGGACCTGAAGGCGGATCAGAAGTTCCGATTTTGAACTACAGAATGCACCAGCGTCGATTGATTCCGCCATTAGCAAAAACATATGCTGCGCATTTTGCGCTGCAGTACCTTACCAATCGCTTTTTAAACAGAACTGAAGCTGAAATGCAGGAAATTGAAGCACTGGCCGCAGGAATGAAGTCCTATTCGACCTGGAGTACAAGAGATATCCTTCAGGAATGCCGCGAAGCCTGTGGTGGAAAAGGATATTTATCTGAGAACCGAATCGATGCTTTAAAAAACGATACCGAAATTTATACCACCTTTGAAGGCGATAATACTGTTTTGATGCAATTAGTTGCCAAAAACAGACTCTCAGAATTCAGAAAAACTTTCGGAGAAATGGGCTCGTTAGGGATTATCAATTATGTGTATGAAAATGCAAAAACGGCACTTACCGAGAAAAACCCAATAGCCACCAGAAAAACGGATGACGAACATTTGTTGGATGGGGATTTTCATTTACAGGCATTTGTTCACAGAGAGAAAACAATTTTAGCTTCGGCAGCACGACGCATCAAAAAACTGGTTGATGGAGGTTTAGAACCTTACGACGCTTTTAATGTCGTGCAGCACCAAATGATCGACGTGGCTCAGGCTTATCTGGAGAGAGTGGTGCTGGAGCAATTTCAACTCGCAATTAAATCCGTAGAAGATAGTAAGACAAAAGAAATTCTAACGAAACTCAATCAGTTGTATGCGCTTTCACAATTAGAAAAAAATAAAGCCTGGTATCTCGAGGACGGTTATATGGAAGCTATCAAAACGAAAGCAATCCGTAAAATAGTCAATCAGCTTTGTTGGGATATCCGACCTGACGCGGTCGCTCTGGTGAATGCTTTTGATATTCCGGAGAGCTGTCTGTCTGCACCAATTGCGGTTTAG
- a CDS encoding EamA family transporter, protein MKTTKYYVAAIICFIIWGFFSLALKPIHEYPSLDILFYRVFSCSILMLLIVFTFKRKRIKETIATFKALPALERRRSLLLNIGGSVFLMANWFTFIYVMNHVSVKATSLAYLVCPILTTLLAHFILNEKLSKTQWIAVGLSVSGCLLLSYANIMDMVFSIVIGSTYASYLVSQRINKGFDKFIVLTFHITLAALFLLPFYPAYSGPIPTEFKFYFCIETIAILFTIFPLFLNLYALSGINSSTVGMLLNINPMIAFLLALFWYHEPIGSIQIVAYSIVFLAVLVFNSHHIFAIRQKITQYPKVLK, encoded by the coding sequence GTGAAAACAACAAAATATTATGTAGCGGCCATTATCTGTTTCATCATCTGGGGATTTTTTAGCTTGGCATTAAAGCCCATTCACGAGTATCCTTCTTTAGATATTTTATTCTATCGTGTTTTCAGCTGCAGTATTCTCATGTTACTGATTGTCTTTACTTTTAAAAGAAAAAGAATCAAAGAAACCATCGCTACCTTTAAAGCATTACCAGCCTTGGAGAGACGCAGATCACTTTTGTTGAATATTGGAGGAAGTGTTTTTTTAATGGCCAACTGGTTTACTTTTATTTATGTAATGAATCATGTTAGTGTAAAAGCAACTTCTTTGGCCTACTTAGTATGTCCAATTTTGACCACCCTACTGGCACACTTTATTTTGAATGAGAAATTAAGCAAAACACAATGGATAGCAGTAGGGCTAAGTGTTTCCGGTTGTTTGCTTTTATCCTATGCCAATATTATGGATATGGTTTTTAGTATAGTCATTGGTTCTACTTATGCTTCGTATTTAGTAAGTCAAAGGATCAACAAAGGATTCGATAAATTTATTGTGCTCACCTTTCATATCACATTGGCAGCCTTATTTTTATTACCCTTTTACCCGGCTTACAGCGGACCGATTCCAACAGAGTTTAAATTTTATTTCTGTATCGAAACTATCGCGATTCTGTTTACCATATTCCCGTTGTTTCTCAATTTATATGCACTTTCCGGAATCAATTCTTCGACGGTAGGTATGCTTTTAAATATCAACCCAATGATTGCATTTCTATTGGCTCTCTTTTGGTATCATGAGCCAATAGGATCCATACAAATTGTGGCTTATAGCATTGTTTTTCTGGCCGTATTGGTTTTTAATTCACATCATATTTTCGCCATTAGGCAAAAAATAACGCAATATCCAAAGGTTCTCAAGTAA